A segment of the Commensalibacter oyaizuii genome:
GTACGAGAAGCTTGGTCTGGAGTATCATTAAATCCTGTTGACAAGGCGCGTGCAGCAGCAAAACCAGCGATCCCAAGTGCACAAACAGCGGCCTCTGCACCACCAGCAACCATTACATCAGCATCCCCTAATGCAATCAGACGGCTTGCATCCCCGATAGCGTGAACACCAGAAGCACATGCCGTAACAGCTGCATGATTAGGTCCCTTGAATCCGTATTTTATTGATACATAGCCTGATACAAGGTTAATCAAGGATGATGGTATAAAGAAAGGAGAAACTTTGCGGATTTCACCTTCGTAAACTTTAGTCGAAGTTTCATAAATTGTTTGCAGCCCACCGATTCCAGAACCAATCATGACGCCAGTGGCACAACGTTCGTCCTCATTTTGAGGGACCCATCCCGAATCTTCAACTGCTTGAATTGCAGCAACCAGGCCTAAATGGATGAAACGATCCATTTTCTTTTGATCCTTAACAGGAATCCATTCGGCCAAGTCCAATTTACCTTCAGTTTTTGGACCAATAGGTACCTCCCCCGCAACACGTGCGGGAAGGTTGGAGGCATCAAAGCTAGAAATCGCTCTAATACCGCTTTTACCTGCGACTAATTGGTTCCAAACATTATCTATACCAATCCCAAGAGGACTTACAATCCCCATACCAGTGACCACTACTCGACGTCGCGAAGATAATTTATTTTCTGCCATCTGGTTAACCTATACGCCTCTTGAAATTAATATGATTACTTAGGAAAAATTAAGAAGATTGCTTTTGTTTTTCGATATAGTCGATTGCATCTTTAACAGTTGCAATTTTTTCAGCAGCATCTTCAGGAATTTCGACACTGAATGCTTCCTCAAAAGCCATTACTAATTCAACTGTATCCAAACTATCTGCGCCGAGATCATCAATAAAAGATGCTTCTGGTGTTACCTTAGCTTCTTCAACACCAAGATGTTCAACTACAATTTTTTTCACTTTATCGGCGATATCGCTCATCTAATTTTATCCCTTCTGCCCATTAAGCATTTTTTCAGTTTGTTTTAAGTATAGATCGTTTATAAAGCATTTTTATACTAAGTAAAAACCTTTTACAACGTAATCAGCCATGGGGGATATCATAATTCCAACCAATAGCCAAGACAAACTTCATTGTTTAAAGTACAAAATTTTAATTAATTCTATAGCAAAAATACCATTACTCTATGATTTTACAATATAATAATGGTAAAATAGTCATTTCATAAAATCAATTATATCATAGCCATACCACCATTAACGTGCAATGTTGACCCCGTTACCCATTGTGCCTCATTAGATGCCAAATAAACTACAGCTGCAGCTATATCCTCTACTTTACCCATTCGAGGGCATGGAATTTTTTCTAATAATTTTTCTTTTTGAAGATCTGTCAACTGATCAGTCATTGCTGTTTCAATAAAACCAGGTGCAACAACATTGACAGTGATACCACGACTTGCAACCTCTAATGCCAAAGATTTGCTCATCCCAATCAATCCTGCCTTGGCTGCGGAATAATTTGTCTGTCCTGGATTTCCCGTCACACCAACAATAGAAGCTATGTTAATAATTCTGCCAAAACGTTTGCGCATCATACCTTTAATTGCAACTTGACTGAGGCGAAAAGGAACAGATAGATCAATATCTAAAACAGTTTGCCAGTCAGATTCTTTCATACGTAATGCTAATGTATCACGAGTTAAACCTGCATTATTCACCAAAATATCTATAGAACCACCAGCTAATGCCTCAGCTTTAGGAATTAATCCTGTTACGGATTCGGGATCCCCCAAATTGGCAACCTGAATCTTTGCTTTTACTTCTCCACCAAGTTGTTCTTGCACTGATTTTAATGCGGCTTCTCTGGTCCCTGATAAAACAACTGTTGCACCTTGTTTAACCAAAGCATGGGCAATAGCACTACCAATCCCCCCTGATGCACCCGTTACCAAGGCAACTTTACCCTCTAAACTAAACATTTAATATTCCTTTTATTAACGCGAAAAAACATTTACAAATTGATCAATATCCTCAGGTTCCCCAATTGAGTAAACTTGACGATCACGGGCGGTACGACGCATTAAATTTGATAATACCTTACCCGCACCAATTTCAAAGAAAATTTCAACGTCTTGATCAATCATTAACTGCATTGTTTCAGCCCAACGCACAGGTGCCGTTACCTGCTGAACCAATAATTTTTCAATCTCTTTTGTATCTTGATAAGGTTTGGCTGTCACATTGGCAATCACTGGAAACTTCAAAGGCTGAATAGAAGTGTTTGACAATGCTTCTTGCATTTTTTGTGCTGCTGGTTGCATTAACGGACTATGAAATGGTGCTGACACTGCCAGTTTAATGGCTCTACGAATCCCCATTTCAGAGGCTAAAGCAATGGCACGATCAATAGCATCCAAATGCCCAGAAATAACGACTTGACCTGCACCATTATCGTTAGCAACTGCAACCATAGAATCGACTTTGCTACTTTGATCACAAATAATTTTGGCTTGGGCCATATCTGAACCTAATAACGCAGCCATTCCCCCTGTACCCTTTGGCAATGAATTTTGCATGGCGTCACCACGCAACCGTAATAAAGACGCCGTCGTTGCAAAATTAAACACTCCAGCAGTACACAAAGCTGAATATTCACCCAAAGAATGTCCAGCAGAACATTTTATGATTTTTGTTAAATCTAAATTAGCCTCTTTTTCTAAAACGCGAATTACTGCTATGGAATGCGCCATCAACGCTGGCTGAGTATTTTGTGTTAACGTTAACTCGTCCTCAGGCCCTTCCATCATTAATTTAGAAAGGGGTTGCTTTAATGTCTCATCTAGCTCTTCAAAAACCTCACGAGCAACAGGAAAAGCTTCGGCAAGCGCTTTTCCCATACCTACATATTGACTTCCCTGACCGGGGAAGAGAAATGCACAAACAGGCATAAATCATTCCTACTATTAAAAATAAAACCATTAATAAATCAAAATAAAAAAAATTAATAGGATAAACGAACAGGTTAAAAAAATAGGCGAAAACTATCACATATAATTGCAGGAATTTCACGTAAACGCCAATACCAACATTTAATAAAAGAGCGCGAAGCTTTACCAACACTTCCCACGAGGCAAACGCGCCACCCCGATAAGAACATCAACCATCCGCATCGCGGTAAATGATAAGGGCTTGAAACCAATGTGACAGAATTTTGCTTTTGAACAAAATTTAATTGCTTTAGTAAGATGCTGCTCAAAATAACAGATTCCACCGTATTCTTTGCTTGGTCTTCACAAATAATACGATCTTGATGAATACCAGCTTGCAGTAACAAGGTCTTCATAGCAGCAGCCTCGGTTAAACCTGCTTTGGGATTGCCACCCGTTACAATATACAAAGGATCCTTATATCGCATTCCATATTGTGTAGCTGCCTGAATTCTAGCAATTAATGCACAATGAGGTGTTGCATCTTTTTTTAATGCAGCCCCAAAAATTACAATAGGTTGCATCATTAAGAGGATCGAACAAACACCTGATTAATGCTTTGTAAAGAATCAAATGTTTCCTTCCACATTGGAATAATTTTCTCCTCTGGCACACCACGCTTTTTTACAATATCAATAATTTCACCTAATGATCGTTGACCATCAATTAACCCAAGGAATCCCCTTGCTTGTGCAGGCAGAGGTATCATCACGGTTAACATACCAAAAGAAAAGGGTAATAAATTAGAAGGTAAAATTTGTCCGACTAAAACCTCACCTGGCATTTCTCGCATAAAGGGAATACTATCCATAGCATACGGATCTGCCATGGAAAAATCATCCTCAGCCTTACGCACATAAGCAACATGCGTTGCCATATTGCCTGCCAATCCTTCTGCGACAACGGCCTGACATCGATAATCTAATTGATCTATTTTTTCACGAATCTTAGGATCAGCAATTAAATATTTTGGATTATAACGCGCGGGTTCTATCAAAGCATTTACTTTAAATCCAACCTGATCCAGCAAATTCCAAAACGCATCAATAGTATAAGCCTGATCTCTTGGGTTTAATAACAAATCGTATAATCCAGCATCGCCACCCGTTAAATGATCACCGAAATTTTTATTATAATGCAACCATGCGGTCTTGGGTAAATGGCGCATTACTCGCTTTGCAACATCCAATCGTTTGGCTGGCACGTCATGAATGGGCGCAAGATAGGACAGGGCATCCTGTAGCATATAAACCCCTGTACGACCGTGGGGGGCATAAACCATCAATCCGATTCCTCCCCCTGTTTTTAACGCCCCTTTTAATATGCCCAGTGCATGGGCGGGATCAGGCAAATGATGTAAAACGCCACAACAATCAATATAATCAAACTGTCCCAAGTCCAAGTTAGGTAAATCCAAAATGGACCCTTGAATATAACTTAGATTGGTAAGATTTCTGACCTTAGCACGTTCTTGAACAACGGTTAAAACCGCACCAGCACGATCCAGGCAAACGACCTCGCCCGAACGGTTGCGACGCGCCATTTGCTGGGCAATCATGATTGCTGCATCCCCAGTCCCGCATCCAGCAACCAAAACGCGTAAGGGTTGTTCAGAAGATCGCTTGCCACCGAAAACCCAATAATCAATCTCATTTAAATGACTTGGACTACCAATAAATAACCGTTTTTTTTCATCCTGAGGATTACGTTCAGGATAAGGGTATGCCTCGTATTGTTGGGAAAGGCTAATATCTCGTGGATCTTTTTTTTGTGTCATTTATGCTCTTACTACCAATTTACCACGTTGCCACTCTTCCGCGGCCTCGTGTGCATCCATGCCGTTAACACGTACGGCATGTTCCATTAACTTTACAACCTGATTTCCCAGTGTCATTTCTGCCAGTTCGTCAATCAAATCTGATCCTAATACCGAAACAATTCGATCTCGAATTAAAATAGTCGCTCTTTGTTCACTATTGACCATGGCCTTGGGATCTTGCAAGGAATAAAGCCTTTGATCATCATCTAGAAAACTAGGGTGATATCCAATGATGATCTTGCCCTCTTGAGACTGCAAAATTTGCTGATAACGTTTAAAAGCCGCTTCATCAGCAACGGGAATCAAACTATAGCCAGACTCTAATAATCCGTAAGCAACAAAAATCTCCTGAACTTTTTCATATAGGGTTGCAGGAACTTCAACATTACGATGAATAGAATCAACGGATTTTAAATGATCAATAGAGCTTATTTCAGATTGAAATTGAACAGGTAAAGCGAAAAACAAAGTGGGATGATACAATGTACCGATGGATTTCATTAAAGGAAAATCATTTATTAAGCTGTTATGAACATCTGGCAACCATAACGTGGTAAAAATATCGATTTCCCCAGCTTTCAGTTCTTGAATCAAAGCTGCCTTTTCACCTGTGATAAACTCAATATCAAAAATATCATGAGCTTCTAAAACCCGCAAAACTGCGGCAGCTGTTGCCTCGTGCAGTACTGTATCAAAAAAACCTAATTTCAAACTTTTTATACTTATGCTCTTCATACTTTACCCGTCATTACTGTTTTTTAATACATCTGCTATTAATCATAAATTAACTACTTGTTTAGCATAAGATTTCTGCTGTTTTTTTATAAGCGTCATCCCTAATCCTGCCAGACGATCCTGCCACTTGGTAGAGGGCATCCAACCAATCGTCTTAAATGCCATATTTACCACTCGAACCACGTGATGACGCTGATATAAAGGCATAGCTTTGACCATATATAATGCTATACACCGTTTATGATTATAAGGCATCCCTTCTGGCTCGTTTGTAATATGATAAGCGGACGCCAATTCATCATCCTGACTTTCAATAATACGACCAAGAGCAATTTTAGCACGCTGCCATTTAGAGAGATTATCCTTCTCTAAATATTTTTTCATTCCGTCGTAAAATAATTTAAAATGACGGAATTCATCCCCAGCAATACGACGGCAAATATCTTTTAATACTGGTTCTTTTACGTAATCAGCCAAAGCACTGTAATATGAAGATGTTCCAACTTCTACCATGGCCCTTGCGATAAATTCTCCAGCCTGCGAACCACGAATGGAATTTTGAGCATCCATATCGATTTTATAAAAATTCCTAAATCGTTCAAATGAATCTTTATAATCCCAATTTGGATCTGCAAGCATTCCCCAACGACCTAATGCCTCGCCATGCTGTACTTCTTCGTTTTCCCAATCCTGAAAAAGTTTCTTCATTTCAGGGTCATCAGCAAAAATATTATTGAGATATACAGTATAATCAACACTGTTACGCTCGACAACCGATGCAGCTTTGATTAAAGGTAACACTTCCTGATCAATAAGAGAAGGATCAAACTGATCCCATTTGATCTGCTCAATATCCCAATGCTTCATAATTACATACCTTAAAAAAACACTTTTAATTATATTTAATTCAAAAATCAGTGATTATGAAGAAGATTATATAAAAAAATAGTTTAGAATTGATGTGCTGTTGTAAAACACATATCAACAAGATCAGAGGAAACCTTGCCGCGATCCCATTTCGGATTTCTGTCTTTATCAATTACACTGGCTCTGACACCTTCTATAAAATCAGGACGAGCGATTAAATGGCTGATCAAATTCAAATCCTGTTGTAAAACTTCGCCCAAATCGCGCAGTTTGCGATGCCAAGCCTTGTAAGTAATCCATAAAGAAAAGGGACATGCGGCTTGCATTGCCTGCATATCTGTTTTTGCCCAATTAAAATTACATGTCTCTAAATTCGTTATAATTGTCTCTATATCTGGGGAATCATAGACCTGTTTAACTTCTTGTAAAAACTGCGGGTCAAACTGTAAATCACGCTTATAGGGTTGTAATAATTCCTCTGGATTGGCAGTTTCAAGTTGCGATATTAATGCTTCTATTTCAATAGAAGGAACAATATAATCAGCAAATCCCAGTCGAATAGCATCTTCTGCTTGAAAGCGTAATCCTGTTAACATCGCCCTTAGTCCAGTATAACCTGGGGCTTTACCAAACAATAAATTACTGCCAGCATCTGGGGTTAATCCAATCATTACCTCTGGCATCGCTAAAACTGATCGTTCGGTAACGATGCGATACGGGACAAACGCACCAAGACCAATCCCACCCCCCATTGTAATGCCATCCATCACGCTGACCACAGACTTGGGGTAATGTGCAACGTAATTTACCAGCTCGTAATTATGTTTAAATATGCCTATGGCTTGTTCGTAATCACCCTGTTTTAAAAATGTGGTGATTTGTCGAATATCTCCACCTGCACAAAATGCTTTCGGCTGACTACTATTTATAATAATTACTTTAATATGTTCTGCGATCTTCCAGCATTCTAATTGATCTATAATTTCACGTTGCAACACACCATCAATCGCATTTAATGCCTGTGGGCGGTTTAATGTTAATATACCTAATTGTCCCTTTTCCTGAGCAATAATCCAACGTTTCATTTAACACCTTTTTTATTTCGTCATAGTTTATTATTAACCATACAGGACATGGTTTTCTATATTCCATATAAAAGATGAATTTTATATTCACTTTATTTTGCATTATTTTTTTTATATAAACTGACAGTAAAATACCTTAAAGATAATATGCGTTATTTTATTTTCTTAATTTCAAGGACCTTTGCATGCTTGCCCACAAGATTGACTCTGTTTTACCTCCTTTGGAACAGGCGTTTCCTATTCGTCACGATTGGACAAAAGAAGAAATTGCTGCCCTATTTGCCCTTCCCATGCCAGAATTAATGTTCAAAGCACAATTAGCGCACAGAACTTATTTTGATCCAACCCAGATTCAAGTGGCAACATTGCTGTCAATCAAGAGTGGAGGCTGTCCAGAGGACTGTGCCTATTGCCCACAAAGTGCAAAACATGCTGAAAAAATTAAAGCCGATCGCTTAATGGCCGTTGACGAAGTTTTAAAAAGAGCCAAGGCAGCCAAAGAAGAAGGGGCAACACGCTTTTGTATGGGGGCTGCATGGCGTTCGCCCAAGGATCACGATTTAGAAACCGTTTGTGCCATGATTGAAGGGGTCAAAAATCTTGGTCTTGAAACCTGTGTAACCTTGGGCATGCTAAATCTGGAACAAACATTAAAATTAAAGCAAGCTGGGCTTGATTACTATAATCATAACCTTGATACATCTGAAGAACATTACGAGAAAATTATTTCAACACGCACATACCAAGATCGCTTGGACACGCTGGCATTTGTGCGTGATGCTGGTATTAAAGTATGCTGTGGCGGGATTTTAGGCATGAACGAGCAAGAAATCGACCGTGCCAATATGATTAAAACCCTTGCAAACCTTCCCAAACACCCAGAAAGTGTTCCCATTAATTTATTAATCCGCGTTAAGGGTACCCCGTTAGAAGATGCACAACCCATTGATCCTATGGATTTTATACGCACAATTGCTGTGACACGCATTACCATGCCACAAAGTTATGTTCGCCTTGCTGCTGGCAGAACAGAAATGAGCGCTGAAATGCAAACCTTGTGTTATTTGGCAGGGGTCAATTCTATTTTCTTAGGGGAAAGATTGTTAACGTGTCCAAATCCTGAAAAAAGCAGCGATTTGACCCTATTTAACAAATTAGGGCTCAAAATTGCTTCCAAAACTGTTGAAGCCTCTGCTTAATCTTTTTACAACGGGTCTAATATCAAAGACCCGTTGCTGCCCTGTACAAATAACGATTATGTCTACTTTATATATTAATAATAATAACCGTTGAAATTATTCAACTTCGGTTCATTGTGTTTTCATTTATAAATGATCTAATAATAAGCAAGAAAGATCCGTTTTTATATTTCTTGAGACAAATTGATAAATTCACTTTGTTAAGTGTCAACTAATATCACAATATTGAACTGGTCTTCACCTTGATCATGCTTTTATTAAGAAAATAAACGTTATCATCAAAATAACGCCTATTTTAATTACACAACATTATTTTTACATGAAATTATTAATACCAATAATTTTAATAAGTTTTTTCTCCTTGCCGTGACGAGACTGATCTGGGAGAACATTTGCAAACCATATTTCTCCATTTCCAAAAGCCATACCTCGATAAGTTGCTAACATATTTTCAAATTTTTGTTGAGAGACGATATATTCAATTTTGGGCGTAATAATCGCATCATAATTTTTGATAAATTGCGCCTTTGTTTTTATCGAAACTTGTTTCCCGTCCAACTGTACAATTAATGGATATTTTATCAAATTAGCAATCTTGGTTTTGTCTTTTTGAGCAATATACTCTTTCAAAATCTTAAAAAAAGCACGATATTCGTCGTGACTACCATATAACTGATCCAACTTTGCGTTAATTTGCTGGTCACTGACCTGTACATTATCTTCAGCAAATACATTCGTATTATACAAAACAGATCCAATAAACAAAAAAAGACCTGTTAAAATATATTTACACTTCATTTTTGTTCCCTCTTAATCCTAGATATTGGCTTTCCAACGTAAAAGACGTAAAGCATTCATGACAACACAAACGCTACTTAATGCCATTGCTCCACCTGCGATTGCTGGGCTTAATAATCCACAAACAGCTAATGGAATGCCAATCACATTATAGATAAACGCCCAAAATAAACCTTCTTTGATCCGTTGATGCGTCTTTTGTGCGATATCAATTGTTGCAACCACCAATCCCGGATGATTGCGCATTAAAACAACCCCAGCGACTTCGGCAGCGACATCTGTTCCTTCACCGATCGCAATTCCTAAATCGGCTGCGGCTAATGCAGGGGCATCATTAATACCATCCCCTACCATTGCAACCTTACAAGTTTTATCCTTTTCTTTGCTAATTTCAACTATAATACGTTGTTTATCTTCAGGACTTAAATTAGCATGAACTTCTTTGATACCTAAAATATCAGCAACTTTTTGTGCCGCTTGGGCATTATCACCTGTTAAAATAACAGGGGAAATATGCTTTGCTTTTAATTGAATAATAGCCTCTTTAGCACCCTCGCGAATGTGATCTTCAAAAGCAATAACCCCCAGTAATTCATAATATTGTGCATTGTTATACCGCACCAACCATGATAGGGTTGCGTCCAAAGCATCAGAAGATAACGCCTCGATATCTAATCCTAAAGCTGCCACCATCGCCGCATTTCCAAAGAAAAATTGTTGACCATCAATTTTCCCTGTAATTCCACGGCCTTGGTCTTTAATGACACGAAAGGCTTCTGGATCATTTAAAGATATTTGTTCTTGCTTGGCTTGTATAAGTAACGCCTTAGATAAAGGATGTTCGCTGGCTAGCGATAAACTTGCCGTCCAATACAAAACTTGTTTTTTATCAATACCAGCCTTGGGGACAATAGATATAACCGACAATCGACCTTGTGACAGCGTACCTGTTTTATCAAATCCGACAGCTTGGATATGTGTCGCACGTTCCAAGGATTCCGCATCACGAATTAGAATACCTGCCCTTGCAGCAGCCCCACAGCCCGTTGCCAACGCAGTCGGCGTGGCAAGACCCAATGCACATGGACATGCAATCACAAGTACCGCAGCCCCATGCAATAATCCTTCAACCAATAATCCATATTCCAACCACCACCATAAAAATGTACCGAATGCAACTATAATCACAATTGGTACAAATACCGCGCTTATTCGATCCACTAACTTTTGAATAGGAGCTTTAGAAGCTTGGGCACTTTCAACCAGTCTTACAATCGCAGCTAAGCGAGTCTCTTGCCCTGTTTTTTCAACTTGAATTAACAAACGACCATTTTCATTTAATGAACCACCTGTAACCCGATCGCCAATTTTTTTCTCGATCGGAATGGCTTCACCAGTTAACATCGATTCATCGACAGCACTTTCCCCTTGGGTAATTACCCCGTCACATGGAACACGTTCACCAGGACGAACCACCACAATATCCCCAACTTTTATCTGCTCATTAGGGATTACCACCTCTGTTCCATCAACCCATTTGCATACTGTATTAGGTCTTAGTGCTTGTAATGCACGAATAGAGGATGCAGCTTTGTGGCGCGCACGTTTTTCCAACCAATGCCCAAACAAAATAAACGTGATAATTAACGCAGAACTCTCATAGTACAAATGTGGTTCAGAGGTCGACCCATCGGAAAGTAAAAAGTTAACAAGTAAAACCGTACTTAATATCCACGCAGCACTGGAGCCCAGTGCCACCAATAAATCCATATT
Coding sequences within it:
- a CDS encoding acyl carrier protein, with the translated sequence MSDIADKVKKIVVEHLGVEEAKVTPEASFIDDLGADSLDTVELVMAFEEAFSVEIPEDAAEKIATVKDAIDYIEKQKQSS
- a CDS encoding glycine betaine ABC transporter substrate-binding protein; translation: MKSISIKSLKLGFFDTVLHEATAAAVLRVLEAHDIFDIEFITGEKAALIQELKAGEIDIFTTLWLPDVHNSLINDFPLMKSIGTLYHPTLFFALPVQFQSEISSIDHLKSVDSIHRNVEVPATLYEKVQEIFVAYGLLESGYSLIPVADEAAFKRYQQILQSQEGKIIIGYHPSFLDDDQRLYSLQDPKAMVNSEQRATILIRDRIVSVLGSDLIDELAEMTLGNQVVKLMEHAVRVNGMDAHEAAEEWQRGKLVVRA
- a CDS encoding YdcF family protein — translated: MMQPIVIFGAALKKDATPHCALIARIQAATQYGMRYKDPLYIVTGGNPKAGLTEAAAMKTLLLQAGIHQDRIICEDQAKNTVESVILSSILLKQLNFVQKQNSVTLVSSPYHLPRCGWLMFLSGWRVCLVGSVGKASRSFIKCWYWRLREIPAIICDSFRLFF
- the fabG gene encoding 3-oxoacyl-[acyl-carrier-protein] reductase, whose protein sequence is MFSLEGKVALVTGASGGIGSAIAHALVKQGATVVLSGTREAALKSVQEQLGGEVKAKIQVANLGDPESVTGLIPKAEALAGGSIDILVNNAGLTRDTLALRMKESDWQTVLDIDLSVPFRLSQVAIKGMMRKRFGRIINIASIVGVTGNPGQTNYSAAKAGLIGMSKSLALEVASRGITVNVVAPGFIETAMTDQLTDLQKEKLLEKIPCPRMGKVEDIAAAVVYLASNEAQWVTGSTLHVNGGMAMI
- a CDS encoding class I SAM-dependent methyltransferase, translating into MTQKKDPRDISLSQQYEAYPYPERNPQDEKKRLFIGSPSHLNEIDYWVFGGKRSSEQPLRVLVAGCGTGDAAIMIAQQMARRNRSGEVVCLDRAGAVLTVVQERAKVRNLTNLSYIQGSILDLPNLDLGQFDYIDCCGVLHHLPDPAHALGILKGALKTGGGIGLMVYAPHGRTGVYMLQDALSYLAPIHDVPAKRLDVAKRVMRHLPKTAWLHYNKNFGDHLTGGDAGLYDLLLNPRDQAYTIDAFWNLLDQVGFKVNALIEPARYNPKYLIADPKIREKIDQLDYRCQAVVAEGLAGNMATHVAYVRKAEDDFSMADPYAMDSIPFMREMPGEVLVGQILPSNLLPFSFGMLTVMIPLPAQARGFLGLIDGQRSLGEIIDIVKKRGVPEEKIIPMWKETFDSLQSINQVFVRSS
- a CDS encoding ferritin-like domain-containing protein codes for the protein MKHWDIEQIKWDQFDPSLIDQEVLPLIKAASVVERNSVDYTVYLNNIFADDPEMKKLFQDWENEEVQHGEALGRWGMLADPNWDYKDSFERFRNFYKIDMDAQNSIRGSQAGEFIARAMVEVGTSSYYSALADYVKEPVLKDICRRIAGDEFRHFKLFYDGMKKYLEKDNLSKWQRAKIALGRIIESQDDELASAYHITNEPEGMPYNHKRCIALYMVKAMPLYQRHHVVRVVNMAFKTIGWMPSTKWQDRLAGLGMTLIKKQQKSYAKQVVNL
- a CDS encoding enoyl-CoA hydratase/isomerase family protein, encoding MKRWIIAQEKGQLGILTLNRPQALNAIDGVLQREIIDQLECWKIAEHIKVIIINSSQPKAFCAGGDIRQITTFLKQGDYEQAIGIFKHNYELVNYVAHYPKSVVSVMDGITMGGGIGLGAFVPYRIVTERSVLAMPEVMIGLTPDAGSNLLFGKAPGYTGLRAMLTGLRFQAEDAIRLGFADYIVPSIEIEALISQLETANPEELLQPYKRDLQFDPQFLQEVKQVYDSPDIETIITNLETCNFNWAKTDMQAMQAACPFSLWITYKAWHRKLRDLGEVLQQDLNLISHLIARPDFIEGVRASVIDKDRNPKWDRGKVSSDLVDMCFTTAHQF
- the fabF gene encoding beta-ketoacyl-ACP synthase II; translated protein: MAENKLSSRRRVVVTGMGIVSPLGIGIDNVWNQLVAGKSGIRAISSFDASNLPARVAGEVPIGPKTEGKLDLAEWIPVKDQKKMDRFIHLGLVAAIQAVEDSGWVPQNEDERCATGVMIGSGIGGLQTIYETSTKVYEGEIRKVSPFFIPSSLINLVSGYVSIKYGFKGPNHAAVTACASGVHAIGDASRLIALGDADVMVAGGAEAAVCALGIAGFAAARALSTGFNDTPDQASRTWDKDRDGFVMGEGAGILVLEEYEHAKARGAKIYGEVIGYGMSGDAYHITAPAEGHDGAYRAMRAAIKNAGISVEDINYVNAHGTSTKADDLELEAVERLFGDAGQKLAMSSTKTSIGHLLGAAGAVEAIFSLLAIRDNVVPPTLNLDNPSKETIIDRVAHEAQQRQVNIALSNSFGFGGTNASLLFKKV
- a CDS encoding heavy metal translocating P-type ATPase, which codes for MSNESSALTTADFTIGNMTCASCVRRVEKIIKRVDGVEDVSVNLTLETARVTFVSEIDMQKKIAVIEDMVGKGGYNASWINPKQQDQVNAEDTAQKDMWAWVIAALLSAPLVISMITGSIHHQWMLPGWLQFLLATPVQFWLGRHFYVAGFRAIKAGTGNMDLLVALGSSAAWILSTVLLVNFLLSDGSTSEPHLYYESSALIITFILFGHWLEKRARHKAASSIRALQALRPNTVCKWVDGTEVVIPNEQIKVGDIVVVRPGERVPCDGVITQGESAVDESMLTGEAIPIEKKIGDRVTGGSLNENGRLLIQVEKTGQETRLAAIVRLVESAQASKAPIQKLVDRISAVFVPIVIIVAFGTFLWWWLEYGLLVEGLLHGAAVLVIACPCALGLATPTALATGCGAAARAGILIRDAESLERATHIQAVGFDKTGTLSQGRLSVISIVPKAGIDKKQVLYWTASLSLASEHPLSKALLIQAKQEQISLNDPEAFRVIKDQGRGITGKIDGQQFFFGNAAMVAALGLDIEALSSDALDATLSWLVRYNNAQYYELLGVIAFEDHIREGAKEAIIQLKAKHISPVILTGDNAQAAQKVADILGIKEVHANLSPEDKQRIIVEISKEKDKTCKVAMVGDGINDAPALAAADLGIAIGEGTDVAAEVAGVVLMRNHPGLVVATIDIAQKTHQRIKEGLFWAFIYNVIGIPLAVCGLLSPAIAGGAMALSSVCVVMNALRLLRWKANI
- the fabD gene encoding ACP S-malonyltransferase; the protein is MPVCAFLFPGQGSQYVGMGKALAEAFPVAREVFEELDETLKQPLSKLMMEGPEDELTLTQNTQPALMAHSIAVIRVLEKEANLDLTKIIKCSAGHSLGEYSALCTAGVFNFATTASLLRLRGDAMQNSLPKGTGGMAALLGSDMAQAKIICDQSSKVDSMVAVANDNGAGQVVISGHLDAIDRAIALASEMGIRRAIKLAVSAPFHSPLMQPAAQKMQEALSNTSIQPLKFPVIANVTAKPYQDTKEIEKLLVQQVTAPVRWAETMQLMIDQDVEIFFEIGAGKVLSNLMRRTARDRQVYSIGEPEDIDQFVNVFSR
- the bioB gene encoding biotin synthase BioB yields the protein MLAHKIDSVLPPLEQAFPIRHDWTKEEIAALFALPMPELMFKAQLAHRTYFDPTQIQVATLLSIKSGGCPEDCAYCPQSAKHAEKIKADRLMAVDEVLKRAKAAKEEGATRFCMGAAWRSPKDHDLETVCAMIEGVKNLGLETCVTLGMLNLEQTLKLKQAGLDYYNHNLDTSEEHYEKIISTRTYQDRLDTLAFVRDAGIKVCCGGILGMNEQEIDRANMIKTLANLPKHPESVPINLLIRVKGTPLEDAQPIDPMDFIRTIAVTRITMPQSYVRLAAGRTEMSAEMQTLCYLAGVNSIFLGERLLTCPNPEKSSDLTLFNKLGLKIASKTVEASA